In Humulus lupulus chromosome 6, drHumLupu1.1, whole genome shotgun sequence, a single genomic region encodes these proteins:
- the LOC133785055 gene encoding uncharacterized protein LOC133785055 — protein MDSWDKVCLPKAFGGLDFRNGQRWNHAILAKYIWAVSEKHDVLWVKWINSVYLKGSDFCSYRLPQDTSWYWRKLCNIRGKFSREDIIAAGLNRKFNSANLYIQSLNHVQVINAQLLTFDNLLRFKVPLDSVMCPVCGVNEESHSHLFFACSLSVKVLEILAEWLNIRLWPYEFYRWRDWLSSRNNGLLSHIYNMLFVDVVYCIWRNQNCCIFYLYSQTASSIAAEVRLLMQNKLISISKKKLSVQGTCLIAQFTM, from the exons ATGGATTCTTGGGACAAAGTTTGCTTGCCTAAGGCTTTTGGGGGGCTCGATTTCAGAAATGGCCAGCGTTGGAATCATGCTATATTAGCTAAGTATATTTGGGCTGTCTCTGAAAAGCATGATGTATTGTGGGTAAAATGGATCAACTCAGTTTATCTGAAAGGCTCTGATTTCTGTTCCTATAGATTACCTCAGGATaccagctggtattggaggaagttaTGCAATATCAGAGGTAAATTCAGTAGGGAGGATATCATTGCTGCTGGTTTAAATAGGAAGTTTAACTCTGCCAATCTATATATCCAGTCCTTGAATCATGTTCAG GTCATAAATGCTCAGTTACTGACTTTTGATAATTTGTTGAGGTTCAAAGTTCCTCTTGATTCTGTCATGTGCCCAGTTTGTGGTGTTAATGAAGAGAGCCACTCTCACTTATTTTTTGCCTGTTCTTTATCAGTTAAGGTTCTGGAGATCCTAGCTGAGTGGCTGAATATCAGGTTATGGCCTTATGAATTTTACAGATGGAGAGATTGGCTTTCTAGCAGGAACAATGGGTTACTATCTCACATTTATAACATGTTGTTTGTTGATGTTGTGTACTGCATTTGGAGGAACCAAAATTGCTGTATTTTTTATCTCTATTCTCAGACTGCATCCAGTATAGCTGCTGAAGTTAGGCTTTTAATGCAGAACAAGCTTATTAGTATTAGTAAGAAGAAGTTATCTGTTCAGGGAACTTGTTTAATTGCTCAATTTACTATGTAA